Proteins from a genomic interval of Diaminobutyricimonas aerilata:
- a CDS encoding ABC transporter permease translates to MNAPDLVRSAVANTFRSKTRTTLTVLAIFVGAFTLTLTSGLGTGINAYIDDTVTAVGAPDVMSVTKNSDSAEDSGPAEYDPDAIASGGFDGATVSALGPADLDTLENVDGVLDVQATKSISADYIRAGDGDRFVLSIGSLVEGQSVQLAAGEELDDTSGELQALIPVSYVEPLGFDTDEAAVGQTVSIAVTAADRSQHVIDATVIGVAEEALASPAGAAVTTNDALTDALFAAQSTGLSSDETERYGQASIWFSPDATADEITALQDRLSDAGFTGTTVADQLGAITAVIDGIVLVLNAFAIIALLAAGFGIVNTLFMSVQERTREIGLMKAMGMGSGRIFSLFSLEAAFIGLLGSALGVVIAILVGGVVSAALSGGLLTSLPGLTLIAFDPVSVASIILVVMGIAFLAGALPAARAARADPVTSLRYE, encoded by the coding sequence ATGAACGCCCCGGACCTCGTCCGCTCGGCCGTCGCGAACACGTTCCGGTCCAAGACGCGGACGACTCTGACGGTGCTGGCCATCTTCGTCGGGGCGTTCACCCTGACGCTCACCAGCGGTCTGGGCACGGGGATCAACGCGTACATCGACGACACCGTGACCGCCGTGGGGGCGCCGGATGTCATGAGCGTGACCAAGAACTCCGATTCGGCGGAGGACTCAGGTCCCGCGGAATACGACCCGGACGCCATCGCGAGTGGCGGCTTCGATGGCGCCACCGTCTCGGCCCTGGGACCGGCCGATCTCGACACCCTCGAGAACGTGGACGGGGTCCTCGACGTGCAGGCCACCAAGTCGATCTCGGCGGACTACATCCGCGCCGGCGACGGAGACCGGTTCGTGCTGAGCATCGGCTCACTCGTGGAGGGTCAGTCCGTTCAGCTCGCCGCGGGGGAGGAACTCGACGATACCTCCGGCGAACTGCAGGCACTGATCCCCGTCTCGTATGTCGAGCCGCTGGGCTTCGACACCGATGAGGCCGCCGTCGGGCAGACGGTCTCGATCGCGGTGACCGCCGCAGACCGTTCCCAGCACGTGATCGACGCCACAGTGATCGGCGTGGCCGAGGAGGCACTGGCTTCTCCTGCCGGCGCCGCGGTGACGACGAACGATGCCCTCACCGACGCGCTGTTCGCGGCGCAGAGCACCGGGCTGTCCAGCGACGAGACCGAGCGGTACGGTCAGGCGAGCATCTGGTTCAGTCCCGACGCCACGGCGGATGAGATCACCGCCCTGCAGGATCGCCTCTCCGACGCCGGCTTCACAGGCACCACCGTCGCCGATCAGCTCGGCGCCATCACCGCAGTCATCGACGGCATCGTCCTCGTGCTCAACGCCTTCGCGATCATCGCCCTGCTTGCGGCGGGATTCGGGATCGTCAACACCCTCTTCATGTCGGTGCAGGAGCGCACCCGCGAGATCGGGCTCATGAAGGCCATGGGGATGGGCAGTGGCCGGATCTTCTCGCTGTTCAGCCTGGAGGCCGCCTTCATCGGGCTTCTCGGCAGTGCTCTCGGCGTGGTCATCGCGATCCTCGTGGGCGGCGTGGTCAGCGCTGCGCTCTCGGGTGGGCTTCTCACGAGCCTGCCTGGCCTCACCCTGATCGCCTTCGATCCTGTCTCGGTCGCCTCGATCATCCTGGTGGTCATGGGGATCGCATTCCTCGCCGGAGCGCTGCCGGCAGCCCGTGCGGCACGCGCCGACCCGGTGACGTCTCTCCGATACGAGTGA
- a CDS encoding cryptochrome/photolyase family protein, with the protein MTSPTVVWLRDDLRVDDNPALAAAAARGGAIVVLYLLDEASPESRPLGGASRWWLHGSLGALADAVAERGGRLTLRRGAAETVVPRLVGEAGAGAVYWNRRYGASREVDARLKQRLRDDDVEVRSFAANLLHEPWTVQTEQGAPYRVFTPFWRAAQERPVRALAPAPDSMHAVEVESDDLAEWTLLPTAPDWAGGLRETWTPGEAAARDSLDDFVADTLGDYHERDRPELTVTSRLSPRLRFGEVSPVQVWHRLNGELDDAGRRNAGKFLSELGWREFNTSILFSTPDLATRNYRSSFDAFEWADPDPAELDAWRHGRTGIPLVDAGMRELWHTGYMHNRVRMVTASFLVKNLLTDWRVGEQWFWDTLVDSDEANNAANWQWVAGSGADAAPFFRVFNPELQRTKFDPHGRYVRRWVPEYGTPEYPEPIVDLGETRRRALAAYERMRRTSPA; encoded by the coding sequence GTGACCTCCCCCACGGTCGTCTGGCTGCGTGACGACCTGCGGGTCGACGACAACCCCGCGCTCGCCGCCGCGGCCGCGCGCGGTGGCGCGATCGTCGTGCTGTACCTGCTCGACGAGGCGAGTCCCGAATCCCGGCCGCTCGGCGGCGCGAGCCGCTGGTGGCTGCACGGCAGCCTCGGCGCGCTCGCGGATGCGGTGGCGGAGCGGGGCGGACGGCTGACGCTGCGACGCGGCGCCGCCGAGACGGTGGTGCCGCGCCTCGTCGGCGAGGCCGGTGCCGGTGCCGTGTACTGGAACCGCCGCTACGGAGCGTCGCGAGAGGTGGATGCGCGGCTCAAGCAGCGTTTGCGCGACGACGACGTTGAGGTGCGCAGCTTCGCCGCCAACCTGCTGCACGAACCGTGGACGGTGCAGACCGAGCAGGGGGCGCCCTACCGCGTGTTCACGCCCTTCTGGCGCGCAGCGCAGGAGCGTCCCGTGCGTGCCCTCGCGCCCGCGCCGGACTCGATGCACGCGGTCGAGGTCGAGAGCGACGACCTCGCCGAGTGGACTCTGCTCCCCACCGCTCCGGATTGGGCGGGCGGACTCCGCGAGACGTGGACGCCCGGCGAGGCGGCCGCCCGCGACTCTCTCGATGACTTCGTCGCCGACACCCTCGGCGACTACCACGAGCGGGACCGGCCCGAGCTCACCGTCACCTCCCGGCTCAGCCCGCGGCTGCGGTTCGGCGAGGTGTCACCGGTGCAGGTCTGGCACCGCCTGAACGGCGAACTGGATGACGCCGGCCGCCGCAACGCGGGCAAGTTCCTCAGCGAGCTCGGCTGGCGCGAGTTCAACACGAGCATCCTGTTCTCCACCCCCGACCTCGCCACCCGCAACTACCGGTCGTCGTTCGACGCCTTCGAGTGGGCGGATCCCGACCCGGCCGAACTCGACGCCTGGCGTCACGGACGCACCGGCATCCCCCTCGTCGACGCGGGCATGCGCGAACTGTGGCACACCGGGTACATGCACAACCGGGTGCGGATGGTGACGGCGAGCTTCCTCGTGAAGAACCTGCTCACCGACTGGCGCGTGGGCGAACAATGGTTCTGGGACACCCTCGTCGACTCCGACGAGGCCAACAACGCCGCCAACTGGCAGTGGGTCGCGGGTTCCGGCGCCGACGCCGCCCCGTTCTTCCGCGTGTTCAACCCCGAGCTGCAGCGCACGAAGTTCGACCCGCACGGGCGCTACGTGCGGCGGTGGGTGCCCGAGTACGGCACCCCGGAGTACCCCGAGCCGATCGTCGACCTGGGTGAGACCCGGCGGCGTGCCCTCGCCGCCTACGAGCGGATGCGCCGCACCTCCCCCGCCTGA
- a CDS encoding MarR family winged helix-turn-helix transcriptional regulator produces the protein MSEKAVAVDAWEALFRAQVTVLRELQESFPTGELSLTEYDVLFNLSRQPDRRLRIRDLHKHLLLTQPSVSRMVDRLVVRGLVTKSSDPDDGRGTIVEISQPGYELFRRVAIQHADAIARRVGGTLTLDELRTLTELCTKLRLGRA, from the coding sequence GTGAGCGAGAAGGCGGTCGCGGTCGACGCGTGGGAGGCACTGTTCCGCGCGCAAGTGACGGTGCTGCGCGAGCTGCAGGAGTCCTTCCCCACCGGCGAGCTGTCGCTCACCGAATACGACGTGCTGTTCAACCTCTCGCGCCAGCCCGATCGACGGTTGCGCATCCGCGACCTGCACAAGCACCTGCTGCTCACGCAGCCGAGTGTGAGCCGCATGGTCGACCGCCTCGTCGTGCGCGGACTCGTCACGAAGTCGAGCGATCCGGATGACGGCCGCGGCACCATCGTGGAGATCAGCCAGCCGGGCTACGAGCTGTTCCGCCGCGTCGCCATCCAGCACGCGGACGCGATCGCCCGCCGCGTCGGCGGCACCCTCACCCTCGACGAACTGCGCACCCTCACGGAGCTCTGCACGAAACTGCGCCTGGGTCGCGCGTGA
- the aac(3) gene encoding aminoglycoside 3-N-acetyltransferase, which yields MTGSTPPPSTRASLADDLRRLGLEPDDAVMVHGALSRVGPVVGGPDALVDALLEVVGPGGTVLGYQDWELGVDVWDADGRVLEDLRAHVPPFDPATARAARAHGILASTIGTRPGVVRSGNPGASVAALGARAGEFTADHNLVDGYGADSPFARLVDAGGRVAMIGAPLDTMTLLHHAEALADVPGKRRIRIEYPMVTPSGVEWRWAEEFDTDAPVVDAFPDDFFARIVEDYLATGAGRSGRVGRAESVLVDAAGIVPFAVEWIEARAPRH from the coding sequence GTGACCGGATCGACACCGCCGCCGTCCACGCGCGCGAGTCTCGCGGACGACCTGCGCCGCCTCGGCCTGGAGCCGGACGACGCCGTCATGGTGCACGGCGCGCTCAGCCGCGTCGGCCCGGTCGTCGGCGGCCCGGACGCCCTCGTCGACGCCCTGCTCGAGGTCGTCGGACCCGGCGGCACGGTGCTCGGCTACCAGGACTGGGAACTCGGGGTGGACGTCTGGGACGCGGACGGCCGCGTGCTCGAGGACCTGCGCGCCCACGTGCCGCCGTTCGACCCGGCGACAGCACGAGCGGCCCGGGCGCACGGCATCCTCGCCTCGACCATCGGCACCCGCCCCGGGGTCGTGCGCAGCGGCAACCCGGGAGCCTCGGTCGCCGCCCTCGGCGCGCGGGCGGGGGAGTTCACCGCCGACCACAACCTCGTCGATGGCTACGGTGCAGACTCGCCGTTCGCGCGTCTCGTCGACGCGGGCGGGCGGGTCGCGATGATCGGTGCGCCCCTCGACACGATGACGCTGCTGCACCACGCCGAGGCGCTCGCCGACGTGCCGGGCAAGAGGCGCATCCGCATCGAGTACCCGATGGTCACGCCGTCGGGGGTGGAGTGGCGCTGGGCCGAGGAGTTCGACACGGACGCCCCCGTCGTCGACGCGTTCCCCGATGACTTCTTCGCGCGGATCGTCGAGGACTACCTCGCGACGGGCGCCGGTCGCAGCGGCAGGGTCGGTCGCGCCGAGTCGGTGCTCGTCGACGCGGCCGGCATCGTGCCGTTCGCGGTGGAGTGGATCGAGGCGCGCGCGCCTCGCCACTGA
- a CDS encoding GAF domain-containing protein has product MTEEPAPIVFPDAPRSQLERTIEELVDRAQAVLRTQGRLRSLLQATRTVVDDLELEGVLRRLVEAAARLVDAEYGAVAVIGADARLQRFVEMDDRGAHAWGRTLLGDGMAGSVVTAGPMRVERLADYLPDSDLPDELRDIAFLAVPIRVRGEQFGQLFLTAHSGQRFTEEDEELAGALVATASIAIENANLFEEARRRERWTAAIAETTAALLANDTGTDGLDVIADSVASLVDARLVCIVESVGDGSELRIRVARGDGAETIVGNVYPAEGSLVGRALESGAAAYTDGAESGAIADWQPAFGPTYAVPLTASDTRLGVLTITRPVGGPGLSDTELEMAHEFAVQASVALEVARGRIDRRRLELAEDRARIARDLHDHVIQRLFATGLSLGALASAVPDQMRPQLDEQVDSIDAVIRQIRTAVFALNSDTGGNAGTLRHRLLDVIFEHTPTLDSTPRLSFHGPIDVMVDAEVSDDVLAVVRESLSNIARHAQANASSVEVSVADGWLTVNIDDDGRGPGDSDRRSGLANLDDRARQRGGTYAIAPRDGGGTHVEWRVPLGEYA; this is encoded by the coding sequence ATGACGGAGGAGCCGGCGCCGATCGTCTTCCCCGACGCGCCCCGATCGCAGCTCGAACGCACGATCGAGGAGCTCGTCGACCGCGCACAAGCGGTGCTGCGCACCCAGGGCCGGTTGCGCTCGCTCCTGCAGGCGACGCGCACCGTCGTCGATGATCTCGAGCTCGAGGGCGTGCTGCGACGACTCGTCGAAGCTGCCGCGCGCCTCGTCGACGCGGAATACGGCGCCGTCGCGGTGATCGGCGCGGATGCGCGACTGCAGCGCTTCGTCGAGATGGACGACCGGGGCGCCCATGCGTGGGGTCGCACGCTTCTCGGTGACGGCATGGCGGGCTCCGTGGTGACCGCGGGCCCGATGCGGGTCGAGCGACTCGCGGACTACCTCCCCGACAGCGATCTGCCTGACGAGCTGCGCGACATCGCCTTCCTCGCCGTGCCCATCCGGGTGCGCGGCGAGCAGTTCGGGCAGCTGTTCCTCACCGCTCACTCGGGACAACGCTTCACGGAGGAGGACGAGGAACTCGCCGGGGCGCTCGTCGCCACGGCCTCCATCGCCATCGAGAACGCGAACCTCTTCGAGGAGGCGCGTCGGCGCGAACGCTGGACCGCGGCGATCGCCGAGACGACGGCGGCGCTCCTCGCGAACGACACCGGCACCGACGGGCTCGACGTCATCGCCGACAGCGTCGCCTCGCTCGTCGATGCGCGGCTCGTGTGCATCGTCGAGTCGGTCGGTGACGGGTCGGAGCTGCGGATCCGCGTCGCGCGCGGCGACGGCGCGGAGACCATCGTGGGCAACGTCTATCCGGCCGAGGGATCGCTCGTCGGGCGCGCCCTCGAGAGCGGAGCGGCCGCCTACACCGATGGTGCAGAGAGCGGCGCGATCGCCGACTGGCAGCCCGCCTTCGGCCCCACCTACGCGGTGCCGCTCACCGCATCCGACACGCGACTCGGCGTGCTGACCATCACGCGCCCCGTCGGCGGGCCGGGCTTGTCGGACACCGAACTCGAGATGGCGCACGAGTTCGCGGTGCAGGCGAGTGTCGCGCTCGAGGTCGCCCGCGGACGCATCGACCGGCGCCGATTGGAACTCGCGGAAGACCGGGCGCGCATCGCCCGCGACCTGCACGACCACGTCATCCAGCGGCTGTTCGCCACGGGACTCTCGCTCGGCGCCCTCGCCTCGGCCGTGCCGGACCAGATGCGGCCGCAGCTCGACGAGCAGGTCGACTCGATCGACGCGGTCATCCGGCAGATCCGCACCGCCGTCTTCGCACTGAACTCCGACACCGGCGGCAACGCGGGCACACTCCGCCACCGCCTGCTCGACGTCATCTTCGAGCACACGCCGACCCTGGACTCCACTCCGCGCCTGTCGTTCCACGGTCCCATCGACGTCATGGTCGATGCTGAGGTCAGCGACGACGTGCTCGCCGTGGTGCGGGAGTCGCTGTCGAACATCGCCCGCCACGCGCAGGCGAACGCGAGTTCGGTGGAGGTCAGTGTGGCGGACGGATGGCTCACGGTGAATATCGATGACGACGGCCGTGGGCCGGGGGACAGTGACCGGCGCAGCGGCCTCGCGAACCTCGACGACCGCGCCCGTCAGCGCGGTGGCACCTACGCGATCGCGCCGCGTGATGGCGGCGGCACGCACGTCGAGTGGCGCGTCCCGCTCGGAGAGTACGCGTGA
- a CDS encoding response regulator, with protein sequence MIRVFLADDHEIVRRGIAQLVDAEEDFEVVGEAGTVRDALARIAATNPDVAVLDVRLPDGSGIELCRQVRSSYPETRCVILTAYDDDEASYAAVMAGASGYLIKDVRSGSLIEGIRRVARGENLLPAAVSARVSEGLRRPNLPAAPELSLRERQVLGLIADGHTNRQIGEQLGIAEKTVKNYVSGLLAKLGMERRTQAAVYGADLRKQP encoded by the coding sequence GTGATCCGGGTCTTCCTCGCCGACGATCACGAGATCGTGCGCCGGGGCATCGCCCAGCTCGTCGACGCGGAAGAGGACTTCGAGGTCGTCGGTGAGGCCGGCACGGTGCGCGACGCCCTCGCCCGCATCGCCGCGACGAATCCCGATGTGGCGGTGCTCGACGTGCGCCTGCCGGACGGCAGCGGCATCGAGCTGTGTCGCCAGGTGCGTTCGTCGTATCCGGAGACCCGGTGCGTCATCCTCACCGCGTACGACGACGACGAAGCGAGCTATGCCGCGGTCATGGCCGGCGCGAGCGGCTACCTCATCAAGGACGTGCGCAGCGGCAGCCTGATCGAGGGCATCCGCCGCGTCGCTCGCGGCGAGAACCTGCTGCCCGCGGCGGTCTCGGCCCGGGTGAGCGAGGGGCTGCGCCGACCGAACCTGCCGGCGGCGCCCGAACTGTCGCTGCGCGAGCGGCAGGTGCTGGGCCTCATCGCCGACGGACACACCAACCGTCAGATCGGCGAACAGCTCGGCATCGCCGAGAAGACCGTCAAGAACTACGTCTCCGGGCTGCTCGCGAAGCTCGGAATGGAGCGCCGCACCCAGGCCGCAGTGTACGGCGCGGACCTGCGCAAGCAGCCGTAA
- a CDS encoding sensor histidine kinase: MLVFSSFFLHGPLPQSRSASAVALIAILVAALLLLVRRRWPIPVLAGCVALYGLASATGTVAPGIVLAIAIATFGLANRSTRRVTIIAAAITAAAVFLLSVIGAVVSAADPRMVQFVLAVALAAAAGDATRSRREYIVAITERAERAEQTREAEARRRVSEERLRIARDLHDTVAHQIAVISLNAGLASSSLESPEKAKEALSAIRSASRAVLSEIGNLLALLRTEDPDAVITAPPPGLGRLDELVAQFAQSGLAVRLRVEGDPGRVGGTTDLVAYHVIQEGLTNALKHGGDHRAHVLVEVTDDQVAVVVTNPTVPSAVDAETRGATVGHGLLGLRERVASVRGVIESGITAGGYRLAAVLPSTKEGPG, translated from the coding sequence TTGCTCGTCTTCTCGTCGTTCTTCTTGCACGGCCCTCTGCCGCAATCGCGATCCGCCTCCGCGGTGGCGCTGATCGCGATTCTCGTCGCGGCCCTGCTGCTCCTCGTCCGCCGACGATGGCCCATCCCTGTCCTCGCGGGATGCGTCGCGCTGTATGGCCTCGCGAGCGCGACCGGAACCGTCGCGCCGGGGATCGTACTGGCCATAGCGATCGCGACATTCGGCCTCGCCAACCGGTCCACGAGACGCGTCACGATCATCGCCGCAGCTATCACCGCAGCGGCGGTGTTCCTGCTGAGCGTGATCGGCGCGGTCGTGAGCGCCGCCGACCCGAGGATGGTGCAGTTCGTGCTGGCCGTCGCTCTTGCGGCGGCGGCGGGCGACGCGACCCGTTCGCGGCGTGAATACATCGTCGCGATCACCGAGCGAGCCGAGCGCGCGGAGCAGACCAGGGAGGCGGAGGCCAGGCGTCGCGTCTCGGAGGAACGCCTGAGGATCGCGCGCGATCTTCACGACACCGTCGCGCACCAGATTGCGGTGATCAGCCTCAACGCCGGGTTGGCCTCGTCTTCGCTGGAATCCCCAGAGAAGGCGAAAGAGGCATTGAGCGCCATCCGCAGCGCGTCCCGAGCCGTGCTCAGTGAGATCGGCAACCTCCTCGCACTGCTGCGCACCGAAGATCCCGATGCCGTGATCACGGCGCCGCCGCCGGGCCTGGGGAGACTCGACGAGTTGGTGGCGCAATTCGCCCAGTCGGGCCTTGCGGTGCGGCTCCGGGTAGAAGGGGACCCTGGCCGCGTCGGGGGCACCACCGACCTCGTCGCGTACCACGTCATCCAGGAGGGGCTCACGAACGCGCTCAAGCACGGCGGCGACCACCGTGCCCACGTGCTCGTCGAGGTCACCGACGACCAGGTGGCGGTGGTGGTCACGAATCCCACCGTTCCCTCCGCTGTGGACGCCGAAACCCGTGGTGCGACCGTCGGTCACGGTCTGCTCGGCCTGCGTGAACGAGTCGCGTCGGTCCGTGGCGTCATCGAATCCGGCATCACGGCCGGCGGCTATCGGCTTGCGGCCGTCCTGCCGTCCACGAAGGAGGGACCCGGGTGA
- a CDS encoding response regulator transcription factor, whose translation MIRVLVTDDQPLIRRAVSGILDQADGVEVVGEADTGTAAIAQTALLHPDVVLMDIRMPELDGIDATASICSDPELAQTRVLILTTFEEDEYVLAALRAGASGFIGKGAEPEEIARAVRAVHAGESLLSPRATRALIEKYVRAPGSPPAHRPSGAPPELDQLTDREREVLVLVGRGLSNTDIATDLFISPHTAKTHVNRIMIKLQAHDRAQLVILAYESGMLRPGGG comes from the coding sequence GTGATCCGCGTGCTCGTGACGGACGACCAGCCGCTCATCCGCCGGGCAGTGTCGGGCATCCTGGATCAGGCCGACGGGGTCGAGGTCGTCGGTGAGGCGGACACCGGTACCGCTGCGATCGCGCAGACCGCGCTCCTGCACCCGGACGTCGTGCTGATGGATATCCGGATGCCGGAGCTCGACGGCATCGACGCCACCGCATCCATCTGCAGTGACCCGGAGCTCGCTCAGACCCGCGTGCTGATCCTGACGACCTTCGAAGAGGACGAGTACGTGCTCGCGGCGTTGCGGGCAGGTGCCAGCGGCTTCATCGGTAAGGGCGCCGAGCCGGAGGAGATCGCGCGCGCCGTCCGCGCCGTGCACGCCGGCGAATCGCTGCTCTCGCCCCGTGCCACGAGGGCGCTGATCGAGAAGTACGTGCGCGCGCCGGGCAGTCCGCCCGCTCACCGACCATCGGGCGCGCCACCGGAGCTCGATCAGCTCACCGATCGGGAGCGTGAGGTGCTCGTCCTCGTGGGACGCGGGCTCTCGAACACCGACATCGCGACCGACCTCTTCATCTCCCCTCACACGGCGAAGACGCATGTGAACCGGATCATGATCAAGCTGCAGGCGCACGACCGGGCGCAGCTGGTGATCCTGGCCTACGAGAGTGGCATGCTCCGTCCCGGGGGCGGCTGA
- a CDS encoding phosphatase PAP2 family protein → MPDSAATRNDLRSQDAGAARVQRLWPLVSGLVALGLVVIGGALIALRQYDVVPYEVDQEWMEELLEVRNPFFETVAIGFDELGGGIVGVIVVPILLIVVLVLVKRRWGALYFLVAAVLSAGLVQLIKNLVDRPRPEEILVAADFGSFPSGHTANAATLAVVLGIILRRWWVWMLGVLWVIGMLLSRNYLGAHWLTDTVGGLVLGAAVALIVWAPFAHKLHRETLRRRHIAAPPTPEQPVGR, encoded by the coding sequence ATGCCCGACTCAGCCGCCACCCGTAACGACCTCCGCAGCCAGGACGCCGGCGCCGCGCGCGTGCAGCGGCTGTGGCCGCTCGTCAGCGGCCTCGTCGCGCTCGGCCTCGTGGTGATCGGCGGAGCGCTCATCGCCCTGCGGCAGTACGACGTCGTGCCGTATGAGGTCGACCAGGAGTGGATGGAGGAGCTGCTCGAGGTGCGCAACCCGTTCTTCGAGACGGTCGCGATCGGCTTCGACGAACTCGGCGGCGGCATCGTCGGGGTGATCGTCGTTCCGATCCTCCTCATCGTGGTGCTCGTGCTCGTGAAGCGCCGCTGGGGTGCACTGTACTTCCTCGTCGCCGCGGTGCTCAGTGCGGGACTCGTGCAGCTGATCAAGAACCTCGTCGACCGCCCGCGGCCGGAGGAGATCCTCGTCGCCGCCGACTTCGGCTCCTTCCCGAGCGGGCACACCGCGAACGCGGCGACCCTCGCCGTCGTGCTCGGCATCATCCTGCGTCGCTGGTGGGTGTGGATGCTCGGGGTGCTGTGGGTCATCGGCATGCTGCTGAGCCGCAACTACCTCGGTGCCCACTGGCTCACCGACACGGTCGGCGGGCTCGTGCTCGGAGCGGCCGTGGCGCTCATCGTCTGGGCGCCGTTCGCACACAAACTTCATCGCGAGACACTCCGGCGACGGCACATCGCCGCGCCCCCGACCCCGGAGCAGCCGGTCGGCAGGTGA
- a CDS encoding isopenicillin N synthase family dioxygenase, whose amino-acid sequence MLDSLPTLDFSRLRAGGAEADAFRRDLRRVTHEVGFFYLTGHGVDPQLTADLLAASRRFFELPEADKLAIENVLSPQFRGYTRVGGELTRGKVDWREQIDVGEERETVAAGDGVPDYQRLEGPNLWPDALPELRPLVERWMAELKRVSLELMRSWAESLGSPRDAFDEAFADHPFPMLKIVRYPGREEGPKAQGVGAHRDGGVLTLLLVERGKGGLQVEHEGEWIDAPAVPDAFVVNIGEMLELATGGYLKATLHRVVSPAAGDDRISIPFFFNPALDARMPQLDLPADLAAEVRGVSADPDDNPILETYGDNALRYRLRAHPNVAEVHHTDLLARR is encoded by the coding sequence GTGCTCGACTCACTCCCTACTCTCGACTTCTCCCGACTGCGCGCCGGCGGCGCCGAAGCGGACGCCTTCCGCCGCGACCTGCGCCGCGTGACCCACGAGGTCGGCTTCTTCTATCTGACCGGCCACGGGGTCGACCCGCAGCTCACCGCGGACCTGCTCGCCGCATCCCGCCGCTTCTTCGAGCTGCCGGAGGCCGACAAGCTCGCGATCGAGAACGTGCTCAGCCCGCAGTTCCGCGGCTACACGCGCGTCGGCGGTGAGCTCACCCGCGGGAAGGTCGACTGGCGCGAGCAGATCGACGTCGGCGAGGAGCGTGAGACGGTCGCCGCGGGCGACGGCGTGCCCGACTACCAGCGACTCGAGGGACCCAACCTGTGGCCGGATGCGCTGCCGGAGCTGCGTCCGCTCGTCGAGCGCTGGATGGCCGAGCTCAAGCGGGTGTCGCTCGAGCTCATGCGCAGTTGGGCCGAGTCGCTCGGATCCCCCCGGGATGCTTTCGACGAGGCGTTCGCCGACCACCCCTTCCCGATGCTCAAGATCGTGCGCTACCCGGGCCGCGAGGAGGGTCCGAAGGCGCAGGGCGTGGGGGCGCACCGCGACGGCGGCGTGCTGACGCTGCTGCTCGTCGAGCGCGGCAAGGGCGGTCTGCAGGTCGAGCACGAGGGCGAGTGGATCGACGCGCCGGCCGTGCCCGACGCATTCGTCGTCAACATCGGCGAGATGCTCGAACTCGCGACCGGCGGGTATCTCAAGGCCACGCTGCATCGGGTCGTCTCGCCGGCCGCGGGCGACGACCGCATCTCGATCCCGTTCTTCTTCAACCCGGCGCTCGACGCCCGGATGCCGCAGCTCGACCTGCCCGCGGACCTCGCCGCCGAGGTGCGCGGGGTCTCCGCCGACCCCGACGACAACCCCATCCTCGAGACCTACGGCGACAACGCGCTGCGCTACCGCCTGCGCGCCCACCCCAACGTCGCCGAGGTGCACCACACCGATCTGCTCGCCCGCCGCTGA
- a CDS encoding ABC transporter ATP-binding protein, translating into MGDAPRSRRRDAGSSPRYLRSPMNTPIMSVDDLHKSYGRGQNRFDALRGVSFGVHEGESIAIVGKSGSGKSTLMHLMALLDAPSSGGIVLEGVDTGTLRGSRLNRTRNRTFGFVFQQFFLTGNTTVLDNVVLPMKIAGIGRAERRRRGLAALEQLEMEGKARSKAADLSGGQKQRVVIARALVNNPRILFADEPTGNLDSQTGAVVEDILFTLNREHGITLIVVTHDEDLAARCDRRIFLRDGLVVEDSAAVAA; encoded by the coding sequence GTGGGCGACGCGCCGCGAAGCCGACGTCGCGACGCTGGAAGCTCACCCCGATACCTGAGGAGTCCCATGAACACCCCGATCATGTCGGTCGACGACCTGCACAAGTCATACGGGCGCGGCCAGAACCGGTTCGATGCCCTCCGAGGCGTGAGTTTCGGCGTGCACGAAGGCGAGAGCATCGCGATCGTCGGCAAGAGCGGATCCGGCAAGTCCACCCTCATGCATCTCATGGCGCTGCTCGACGCGCCCTCATCGGGCGGGATCGTGTTGGAAGGTGTCGACACCGGCACCCTTCGGGGAAGCCGTCTCAACCGCACGAGGAATCGGACGTTCGGCTTCGTGTTCCAGCAGTTCTTCCTCACCGGGAACACGACCGTGCTCGACAATGTCGTGCTGCCGATGAAGATCGCGGGTATCGGACGGGCGGAGCGGCGCCGCCGCGGTCTCGCCGCGTTGGAGCAGCTCGAGATGGAGGGCAAGGCCAGAAGCAAGGCCGCAGACCTCTCCGGCGGACAGAAGCAGCGGGTGGTGATCGCCCGCGCCCTGGTGAACAACCCGCGCATCCTCTTCGCCGACGAACCGACGGGAAACCTCGACAGCCAGACCGGCGCGGTTGTCGAGGACATCTTGTTCACTCTCAACCGAGAGCACGGCATCACCTTGATCGTGGTGACCCACGACGAGGATCTCGCTGCCCGGTGCGACCGCCGCATCTTCCTCAGGGACGGTCTCGTGGTCGAGGACAGCGCGGCGGTGGCCGCATGA